ATATGCTGGCTCTTTTTGCACAGAGAAGTTATCACATCACCCAGGGAGCTGAGAGACCTGTTGATGGATTGCGTTTCTTTGAGTCGATCTCCGGTCACCATCGACTGCGAGATGCGCTCAGACCCGGCCAGGTCTATGAGGTTCAACTTTCCGTTAATGGACTCTCCAGTTTTCGCGTTGTAACCATTCAGTTGGATCATGAAAATGGAGTGTGATCGCGACGACCGATGGTTAGCGTTCGTGGACGCAGTGGCACGGTTCTTGTTGGcacttttcaaaatctgggCTACCTGTTCCTGGTTTTCTAGTGCAACGGTGGTCATGTCGGTGATCGTAGTCGTTCGCGTAGCTTCGTCGTGCTTGATTTCGTGCTTGACAGCGTCCAAGTTGCGCAGATAAGACTCTGTCATCAGATCGTTGATGTTTTCATTGTATATTTCCAGGAACTGCCCGGTGATGCTGAACTCCCAGCCGTTGTCTTTGGCAGAACGGCTTCTTTGAAATATCAGGTCCACAGCACGGGGGATGATTCCGTCCGTGGCACTCGACATCGTAAACGTCTTGCCCGAACCTGTCTGTCCGTAGGCAAAAATGCACACATTATAGCCGTCCAAGGCGCTTTGGACTAGCTGGCTGATTTCGTCAAATATTTCTGAGTTGGTGGAGTCCATGCCGAACACCTTATCGAAACCGAATTTGTAGTTCTTGGGAGCCGGCTTGCTGAAGGTGTGGGGAGGTTGTTGCGAGAGCAGTGGCTCGGTGATTATGATTTGCTCTTTGCCGTCGCTCGAGTCTGTAGATGCAAACAATTGGTGTTTGAAACAGTTTTCATCCTGTTCTGGCTTGACTCTGCAGAAAACCCGAATGTTTCCTTTTAAATCCTGGAGAGTATTATGTGCTTTGCGACGAGCCAGTTCTTCAGCCAAAAGCTGTTCTTTCAGTGCAACAGTAGAGCTGACAAAGTTCTGGGCatcctgctctttttgctccagaagctgcGCTTTCTCTTGGTACTCAGTATCAAGCATTTGTATCTCCTGACGTATCTCGGCCGTCTTTTCCTCAAAATGTGCGGACTTGAGCCTTGCAGACTCCAATTGTGACTCTAGTTCCTGTgtctcttcctcttttcGGGCGatttctgcctccacgGCCTCCCACTTGCGAtcgacagcagcaactGCCTGGGCAATCTCTCTCTTGTCCAACTCCAAATTATTCGATTCTCTTGCAAACTCTCTGTCCACAGCTTCCAGCCTGACGCGTCTCCGTTCCATAATGCGCTCGTTCTCGCTCTGAAAATGCATTTTTTCCTCGTGGATTTGTTTTAGGAGCTCGTCTTTCCTCGTCTCCAGTTTCCGCCTGGCATCCATATAGGCCGCCTGTTTCTGGGCTATTTCACTCTGAACCTTTGAGTCACAATCTGTACTaagctgctcaattttGCGGTTGAAGTCCAGTTCTGTGTTGCATCGGTAGAGCTCAAACTCCTGTTTAAGTTCCGCAATCTCGCTTTCTAACCGTTTGTC
The sequence above is a segment of the Ogataea parapolymorpha DL-1 chromosome I, whole genome shotgun sequence genome. Coding sequences within it:
- a CDS encoding putative kinesin family protein (KlpA), whose product is MTLKDISNISVSRRIDDRSPPRKAMKPAKVIENIQRSRELELQKVLEWKDKNQQELNDLNSELWRIRTDLPELELDLEKLNNQLFELEKQYKEKENELAEADKRLESEIAELKQEFELYRCNTELDFNRKIEQLSTDCDSKVQSEIAQKQAAYMDARRKLETRKDELLKQIHEEKMHFQSENERIMERRRVRLEAVDREFARESNNLELDKREIAQAVAAVDRKWEAVEAEIARKEEETQELESQLESARLKSAHFEEKTAEIRQEIQMLDTEYQEKAQLLEQKEQDAQNFVSSTVALKEQLLAEELARRKAHNTLQDLKGNIRVFCRVKPEQDENCFKHQLFASTDSSDGKEQIIITEPLLSQQPPHTFSKPAPKNYKFGFDKVFGMDSTNSEIFDEISQLVQSALDGYNVCIFAYGQTGSGKTFTMSSATDGIIPRAVDLIFQRSRSAKDNGWEFSITGQFLEIYNENINDLMTESYLRNLDAVKHEIKHDEATRTTTITDMTTVALENQEQVAQILKSANKNRATASTNANHRSSRSHSIFMIQLNGYNAKTGESINGKLNLIDLAGSERISQSMVTGDRLKETQSINRSLSSLGDVITSLCKKSQHIPYRNSRLTYLLQYSLGGDSKTLMFVNISAKLQHFNETLNSLRFATKVNNTQLQTK